Proteins encoded within one genomic window of Bacillus thuringiensis:
- a CDS encoding TetR/AcrR family transcriptional regulator: MKKDWLEELIAATNTDKRNERQMRILEAAVDMFGEKGYASTSTSEIAKRAGVAEGTIFRYYKTKKDLLLAVVMPTLTKFAAPFFVQAFAKEIFKSEYESYEGLLRVVIHNRFEFAKKHFPMIKILIQEVPFQPELKNEIQHLVETELLSHFKKLIAKFQEEGEIIEMPPSSVLRLTLSAVLGLLLTRFLLLPEEKWDDETEIESTIQFILYGLTPRF, encoded by the coding sequence ATGAAGAAGGATTGGCTGGAAGAATTGATTGCCGCAACAAATACAGATAAACGAAACGAACGTCAAATGCGTATTTTAGAAGCAGCCGTTGATATGTTTGGAGAAAAAGGATATGCTTCAACTTCAACAAGTGAAATTGCAAAGCGCGCTGGTGTAGCGGAAGGAACGATCTTCCGCTACTATAAAACGAAAAAAGATTTATTGTTAGCAGTCGTCATGCCGACATTAACAAAGTTTGCTGCACCATTTTTTGTACAAGCCTTTGCGAAAGAAATATTTAAATCGGAGTATGAATCGTATGAAGGACTTTTAAGAGTTGTCATTCATAATAGATTTGAATTTGCAAAAAAGCATTTTCCAATGATAAAAATATTAATTCAAGAAGTGCCGTTTCAGCCGGAACTGAAAAATGAAATACAACATTTAGTTGAAACAGAATTACTTTCACATTTTAAAAAGTTGATTGCAAAGTTTCAAGAAGAAGGAGAAATTATTGAAATGCCCCCATCTTCTGTTTTACGACTTACTTTATCAGCTGTATTAGGTTTATTATTAACACGATTTTTATTATTGCCTGAAGAAAAATGGGATGATGAAACGGAAATTGAAAGTACGATTCAATTTATATTGTACGGATTAACGCCACGATTTTAA
- a CDS encoding GNAT family N-acetyltransferase, whose translation MFIKAERLLIRKFEFKDWEAVHEYTSDSDVMKYIPEGVFTEEDTRNFVNKNMGENAKNFPVILIGENILIGHIVFHKYFGEHTYEIGWVFNPKYFNKGYASEAAQATLKYGFKEMKLHRIIATCQPENTPSYRVMEKIGMRREGYFKKCIPHGNEWWDEYYYAILEEE comes from the coding sequence ATGTTTATAAAAGCAGAAAGATTACTAATACGAAAATTTGAATTCAAGGATTGGGAAGCTGTTCATGAGTATACATCAGATAGCGATGTTATGAAATACATACCTGAAGGGGTTTTTACTGAAGAAGATACAAGAAACTTTGTAAATAAAAATATGGGTGAAAATGCTAAGAACTTTCCTGTGATACTAATAGGTGAAAATATCCTGATTGGTCATATTGTTTTTCATAAATATTTTGGTGAACATACTTATGAGATTGGGTGGGTATTCAATCCTAAATATTTCAATAAAGGATATGCTTCTGAAGCAGCACAAGCTACATTGAAATATGGGTTTAAGGAAATGAAATTACATAGAATTATAGCTACATGTCAGCCAGAAAATACCCCATCATATCGAGTGATGGAGAAAATTGGAATGAGGAGAGAAGGCTATTTCAAGAAGTGTATCCCTCATGGAAATGAATGGTGGGATGAATATTATTACGCTATTTTAGAAGAAGAGTAG
- a CDS encoding FAD/NAD(P)-binding oxidoreductase: MKTRDSYKIIVIGAGTAGISSTAHLLRNVPLLKESIAIIDPSKKHYFQPLWSLVGGGIVSKEITMRDQELLIPKGATWIPKSVIKLFPDENKLLLDDGLLLEYEILIVAAGIQINWDGIKGLKESIGTNGVCSNYSYKYVDSTWKEIKKFKGGNAVFTHPNTPIKCGGAPQKIMYLAEEYFSNNGVRNKSEVMFYTANANIFQVPRYANTLEQVLERKQIITNYNKNLVEIIAEKREAIFEDTQTLKRETVPYSMIHVVPPMGPPNFIKESEISDSQGWVDINPYTLQHVQYKNIFGLGDCTNLPTSKTGAAIRKQIPILKQNIMDVLNGRDLQAKYDGYTSCPIITGYKSLILAEFNYKHEPQETFPFNQAKERYSMFLLKRYMLPYMYWNFMLKGIL, encoded by the coding sequence ATGAAGACCAGAGATAGTTATAAAATTATTGTAATTGGTGCTGGGACTGCTGGAATATCTTCTACTGCACATTTGTTACGAAATGTACCCCTATTGAAAGAAAGTATTGCAATTATTGATCCGTCAAAAAAACATTATTTTCAACCACTATGGAGTTTAGTGGGGGGAGGAATTGTTTCAAAGGAAATTACGATGCGTGATCAAGAATTGCTTATTCCAAAAGGGGCAACATGGATCCCTAAAAGTGTTATTAAGTTGTTTCCGGATGAAAATAAGCTACTTTTAGATGATGGACTGCTGCTTGAGTATGAAATTCTTATTGTAGCAGCCGGTATACAAATAAATTGGGACGGTATTAAAGGTTTAAAAGAGTCTATTGGGACTAATGGGGTTTGTAGCAATTACTCTTATAAATATGTTGATTCTACTTGGAAAGAAATTAAAAAATTTAAAGGAGGAAATGCGGTTTTTACCCACCCCAATACTCCTATTAAATGCGGTGGTGCCCCACAAAAGATTATGTATTTAGCAGAAGAGTATTTTTCTAATAACGGTGTAAGAAATAAAAGTGAAGTAATGTTTTATACAGCGAACGCTAACATATTTCAGGTTCCACGATATGCTAATACATTAGAACAAGTACTAGAAAGAAAGCAAATTATAACAAATTATAATAAAAACTTAGTAGAAATTATTGCCGAAAAGAGAGAAGCAATTTTTGAAGATACACAAACACTGAAAAGAGAAACTGTACCATACAGTATGATCCATGTTGTTCCACCAATGGGGCCACCTAATTTTATTAAAGAGAGTGAAATAAGTGATTCTCAGGGGTGGGTAGATATAAACCCTTATACTTTACAACATGTGCAGTATAAGAATATTTTCGGACTTGGAGATTGTACCAATTTACCCACCTCTAAAACTGGAGCGGCAATTCGAAAACAAATACCTATCTTAAAACAAAATATTATGGACGTACTTAACGGAAGAGACTTGCAGGCTAAATATGATGGGTATACATCTTGTCCGATTATTACTGGTTATAAAAGTCTGATACTCGCTGAATTTAACTATAAACATGAGCCTCAAGAAACGTTTCCATTTAATCAAGCGAAAGAACGGTATAGTATGTTTTTACTTAAAAGATATATGTTGCCCTATATGTATTGGAATTTTATGTTGAAAGGGATCCTATAA
- a CDS encoding WGxxGxxG family protein: MKKKLSSILSVLALSIMFLGTSAQAEYDGNNMNRVNNTDISTRVNDNNLDRVNNDMRTRNVNTTNDLNDNRDKNNNWAWLGLLGLAGLLGLRRKDKETR, encoded by the coding sequence ATGAAGAAGAAATTATCATCTATTTTAAGTGTTTTAGCACTATCTATTATGTTTTTAGGTACATCTGCACAAGCTGAATACGATGGAAATAATATGAATAGAGTTAATAACACTGACATTTCAACTCGAGTTAATGACAATAACTTAGACAGAGTTAATAATGATATGAGAACTCGAAATGTAAATACGACAAATGATTTAAATGATAATCGTGATAAAAATAATAATTGGGCTTGGCTCGGTTTATTAGGACTAGCAGGATTATTAGGTCTTAGAAGAAAAGACAAAGAAACACGTTAA
- a CDS encoding ABC transporter permease has translation MRVIGVIIRIIRQFFRDKRSLAMMFGAPMLLLWLLSLVFTQKDYVPHIAVVDMPAPIVTVMKNQEASIYEYSKEKAMSELEKQKVDAVIRLENGKMNIVLEGSDSSKNRAVLQILQKGTEKNDVSIMKPEVNYLHGSKDFTMFDGLGPVLIGFFTFFFVFILSGVSFVRERLSGTLERLLSTPVRRWEIVVGYIIGFGIFAFIQSIIIVSFSVYILDLYVAGSIWLTLLITCMLSLTALTLGTFLSAYANNEFQMIQFIPLVIVPQIFFSGLFPIESMNKWLQMLGKLFPLTYGADAMRQVMIRNQGITEIALDLTVLLLFSLLFAVGNVFALKKHRKI, from the coding sequence ATGAGAGTTATCGGTGTAATCATTCGTATTATTCGCCAATTTTTTCGAGATAAACGTTCGTTAGCGATGATGTTTGGGGCACCTATGTTATTACTTTGGTTATTGTCGCTAGTGTTTACACAAAAGGACTATGTACCGCATATTGCTGTTGTTGATATGCCCGCTCCAATAGTAACAGTGATGAAAAATCAGGAAGCGTCAATTTATGAATATAGTAAAGAAAAGGCAATGTCTGAGTTGGAAAAACAAAAGGTAGATGCGGTAATTCGTTTAGAAAATGGAAAAATGAATATTGTATTAGAAGGTAGTGATTCGTCAAAAAATCGTGCTGTGCTACAAATATTACAAAAAGGCACAGAGAAGAACGATGTATCGATTATGAAACCTGAAGTGAATTATTTACATGGTTCTAAAGACTTTACAATGTTTGATGGGCTTGGTCCCGTATTAATCGGTTTCTTTACATTTTTCTTTGTATTCATTTTATCAGGGGTATCTTTCGTAAGAGAGCGTTTAAGTGGTACTTTAGAAAGGTTATTATCGACGCCGGTAAGGAGATGGGAAATAGTTGTAGGATATATTATTGGCTTTGGAATCTTTGCATTCATACAATCCATTATTATCGTAAGTTTTTCAGTTTACATTTTAGACCTATATGTAGCTGGCTCCATATGGCTAACGCTACTTATTACATGTATGCTTTCTTTAACTGCTTTAACTTTAGGGACGTTTTTATCTGCATACGCAAATAATGAATTTCAAATGATCCAGTTTATACCGCTTGTCATTGTGCCACAAATTTTCTTTTCTGGTTTGTTTCCAATTGAATCTATGAATAAGTGGCTCCAAATGTTAGGGAAATTATTTCCGCTCACATATGGCGCTGACGCAATGAGACAAGTGATGATTCGAAATCAAGGAATTACAGAGATTGCATTAGATCTTACTGTTTTACTTCTTTTTTCACTATTATTTGCAGTAGGAAATGTATTTGCATTAAAGAAACATCGAAAAATATAA
- a CDS encoding MBL fold metallo-hydrolase: MLLKYFYDEKLAHASYLVGCQKEGVAIVIDPGRYIEQYIEFAKKEGMEVIAAAETHIHADFLSGSRELSTLYHANLYVSDEGDCDWKYQYLNEGRYKLVREGSEFKVGHIKFNVMHTPGHTPESISFLVTDTSQNNYTNDKPIGIFTGDFIFVGDIGRPDLLETAVGMKDTAKIGAKQLFNSIQKIKILPDYLQIWPSHGAGSACGKALGAIPTSTLGYEKMFNWAFQFNEESDFVSTLLTGQPEPPKYFSLMKDLNKYGPPIRKKREVFAIKTVKELQEVMRSVQQIVDIRDVESFASGHIEKSINIPYNNSFTTWCGWLLDYKTETIIILDEEKVRVEEVIRDFESIGLDNIIAFAPLQVIQRLDRFESYKEKTSIELYPHIKDGSVKVIDVRSKKEWEEGHLYDAIHIPLGNLFKQLDCIPKDCPIVLQCRTGLRSAIAASIIQRAGIKEVVNLKGGFLAWKKEELPYTTCNLNV; this comes from the coding sequence ATGCTTTTAAAATATTTTTATGATGAAAAATTAGCACATGCTTCCTATTTAGTCGGTTGTCAGAAGGAAGGTGTAGCAATTGTAATTGATCCAGGTCGCTATATAGAACAATATATAGAATTTGCTAAGAAAGAGGGGATGGAAGTAATAGCTGCGGCTGAAACTCACATTCATGCAGATTTTCTTTCTGGGTCTAGAGAACTTTCTACTCTTTATCATGCCAATTTATATGTATCTGATGAAGGGGATTGTGATTGGAAATATCAATATCTTAACGAAGGTCGATACAAATTAGTTAGAGAGGGCTCAGAGTTTAAAGTAGGTCATATAAAATTTAATGTAATGCACACACCAGGGCATACGCCTGAAAGTATTTCTTTTTTAGTAACTGATACAAGTCAAAATAATTATACGAATGATAAGCCGATAGGAATATTCACAGGTGATTTTATTTTTGTAGGAGATATAGGAAGGCCGGACTTATTAGAAACCGCTGTAGGTATGAAAGATACTGCAAAAATAGGAGCGAAACAATTATTTAATTCTATACAAAAAATAAAAATACTCCCTGATTATTTGCAGATATGGCCATCACATGGTGCAGGAAGCGCATGTGGAAAAGCATTAGGAGCAATTCCAACTTCTACATTAGGTTATGAAAAGATGTTCAATTGGGCATTTCAGTTTAATGAAGAAAGTGATTTTGTATCGACTTTATTGACGGGACAGCCAGAGCCTCCAAAATATTTTTCATTAATGAAGGATTTAAATAAGTACGGTCCACCAATTCGTAAGAAGAGAGAAGTTTTTGCTATTAAAACAGTAAAAGAACTTCAAGAAGTTATGAGGAGTGTTCAGCAAATAGTTGATATAAGGGATGTAGAGAGTTTTGCTTCTGGTCACATCGAGAAATCAATTAACATACCGTATAACAATTCCTTTACAACCTGGTGTGGATGGTTACTAGATTATAAAACAGAAACTATAATCATTCTAGATGAGGAAAAAGTTAGAGTTGAGGAGGTTATTAGAGACTTTGAATCTATTGGGCTAGATAATATTATTGCTTTTGCACCCTTACAAGTTATACAAAGACTTGATAGGTTTGAAAGTTACAAAGAAAAAACATCAATTGAATTATATCCGCATATAAAAGATGGAAGCGTTAAGGTAATCGACGTGCGTAGTAAAAAGGAGTGGGAGGAAGGACATCTTTATGATGCAATACATATCCCTTTAGGAAATCTATTTAAGCAGCTAGATTGTATACCAAAGGATTGCCCAATCGTTTTACAATGTCGAACCGGATTGCGTTCCGCTATAGCAGCTAGTATTATACAGAGAGCTGGTATAAAGGAAGTGGTTAATCTAAAGGGAGGATTTCTTGCATGGAAAAAAGAAGAGCTTCCTTATACAACTTGTAATCTCAATGTGTAG
- a CDS encoding ABC transporter ATP-binding protein — MQQPAIILRTVSKSFGKKEVLHNLSLQVEKAEIFGLVGPSGSGKTTLIKLIAGINEATEGEVLVYNTNMPNLNEMKRIGYMAQADALYEELSAYENADFIATMYGLKGKHKKERIEEIFEIVQLSQHMKKQVQHFSGGMKKRLSLAIALLHEPEILILDEPTVGIDPLLRKTIWEKFYDLKKKGTTIIVTTHIMDEAEFCERLGLIREGKLVATGIPEELKKRVSSGRIEDVFLLEEVAES, encoded by the coding sequence GTGCAGCAACCTGCCATTATTTTACGGACTGTATCGAAAAGTTTTGGAAAAAAAGAAGTTTTACACAATCTTTCATTACAAGTTGAAAAAGCAGAGATATTTGGTTTAGTTGGGCCTTCAGGTTCAGGGAAAACGACTCTTATTAAATTGATTGCGGGTATTAATGAGGCAACGGAAGGTGAAGTGCTTGTTTACAACACGAACATGCCTAATTTAAATGAAATGAAAAGAATTGGTTATATGGCTCAAGCTGATGCATTATACGAAGAACTATCAGCATATGAAAATGCAGATTTTATTGCAACGATGTACGGATTAAAGGGAAAACATAAAAAGGAAAGAATTGAAGAGATTTTTGAAATTGTACAATTATCACAACATATGAAAAAGCAAGTACAACATTTTTCAGGTGGCATGAAAAAGCGTTTATCATTAGCAATAGCACTCCTCCATGAACCCGAAATATTAATTTTAGATGAGCCAACAGTAGGGATAGATCCGCTTCTTAGAAAAACAATCTGGGAAAAGTTTTATGATCTTAAAAAGAAAGGCACAACGATAATTGTAACGACACACATTATGGATGAAGCTGAGTTTTGTGAGCGTCTAGGGCTGATTAGGGAAGGAAAGCTGGTTGCGACTGGAATACCTGAAGAATTGAAAAAGCGGGTATCATCAGGAAGGATTGAAGATGTCTTTTTGTTGGAAGAGGTGGCTGAATCATGA
- a CDS encoding helix-turn-helix domain-containing protein, whose translation MAILALYKDGCHSIADITEKFSVNSGTIRAWKISYEVNGEEGLEEALSWKKEIKIDLSVERNCN comes from the coding sequence TTGGCGATTCTAGCTCTTTATAAAGATGGTTGTCATTCAATAGCTGACATTACGGAAAAGTTTTCTGTTAATTCTGGAACGATTAGAGCTTGGAAAATAAGCTATGAAGTGAATGGTGAAGAAGGCCTAGAAGAAGCGCTTTCTTGGAAAAAAGAGATAAAGATAGATTTGAGCGTAGAGAGAAATTGTAATTAA